The genomic stretch TTGAGATGGAAATAGCATAATTGAAGCAGAACAAGCAAAGGTTAGtagaataattaattcaatttggTGATGTCATTTTCGTTTAATCCCTAAAAGTCTCTTTCCTCTCGGACGAGACACAGCAACCCCCATCCGAAACTCAAACTCACATTTCAGATTTATGACAATTATTGGTAATTGATGACTGCCATCACATTATTAGCAAAAAGAACGAGATGTCGTTGTGATAGTATGAAATAATTttgcattattatttttaaaagttaaaacatatACCAACATGTAATTGACTTATGATATTGCCACAATAATTGATTTATgatacaacatttttttttattctttttggaaattgttattagcactccaaaaatctcattttacactccgaactttctatattaggaaagaaaaatacacttatgaggagtgtagaatgagatttttggagtactgaggagtgtagaatgagacttttggagtactaataacacttcccttcttttttgaccaaaaataaaaaatgtaaggtAGATTTCTTTGTTTGATTGGAGATGGTCTCAAGTTCGTCCTCACATCACCTCTCAGTAATTTTTGTGCGGATTAGCACTAATTTGTGAGTATATGTAATGAAAATGAACTAAAATTAAGTTATATTAAGTGCAAAAAAATATGAGTCAGACCAGTTGAACAACATAACGTGTCTACTCAACTTGCTTTAGAATTTTGtaatagagagaaaaagaaacccTTAGATAGAGTTCaatgcctttgttttctttttcttttttttggtaaaaatgccttttttttcttgatccAAAGGTAAGTAACGTGCTTAAAACTTGGGATTCGTTTTTAAAAGCTTGGTGACTTTTACCAtatttgaacatttcttccaTTAACATTGTTAAACAAATCCTACCGATTTGTTGCCAAGTTTTGGCCTTTAATTTGTACAAAATCTAACGAAAACAGACACGGTGGTTCAGTAAAAATGTCTATAAACACTGTCCACAATTCGTAAGCCAGAGGATCGTATGTCATAAGTGTTCGTGCGACAGACAATCTTGTATAATAATACAACGGAAAAAAGCTAAATAATCAATGTATAGTAACACGACCATTTACGAAAGTAAGCCGATTCATCCATGGTGGTGCACATGAAAAGTGAGTGTGCGATACACTCTAGAACAAGTTAACTACTCGGACTGTGAACTAAACGATACACTCTTCAGAAAGGTTTATGGTAGCCTTCGACTTGAAAAAGAGTATGGACTAAAGCAGGAGTACTAAAGAATGGGAGTTTAACATACTTGCCGGCAAGAGCACACCTTATACACTCGAGCATGACTGAAACGTACACGAGTGCCACAACTGCCCAGTATTCTATGCCGAATGCGCCATTGAAGTGTATAAGCGGGAAAAAATTGCTTGAATACCAGACCACTTGCAGCATTGTCTCTAATAGCATTGCCATGATTACATGGTACCTAAAGAAGTGAGGCCACTCCTTTTTCTTCACCACTCCAAAATATGCCAGGAAGAAATATATCATTGTGAACCAATATGGCAACCTCTTTATTGCTCCTGGGACATAATAAACCAAGTCTCCAAACAATTCATAGTGTTCCATGAAGGGTTGAATATAAAACCCGGTATCAGACATCTGCAGAGCGATTAAGTGGGGGAGACATGCTAAAGTTCTCCACCACCATTCTGGCTTCTCTTTCATTTTCGGAAAAGGTATACTGATGGAGTTACTCTTCTTTGCTTGTGTCAATGTTGAAGATTTCCGTTGTCTTGGCAACATGGATATGTTGTGTGACTGATCGCCTTGATTCCCTCTCAACAGTCTCGATGACGTAAAAGAAAATTGCAAGTTTGGCAATCCTGAAAATTACATGTTTGGGATTATAAGGACAAACAATCTCAAAGATGCTCCTATCTAAAAGGCATTGCTTCTGTTATACATGACATTAAGCAACTGATTAATTTCAAATCAGGTTATATGAGAAACACGGATGATACTTGACACGAAACTTTGCATACCTTTCGGAGCCCACGAATGCAGATTGTGATTAGGTTGTTGTAGACTCCTGCTACTTGACAGTATAGGCACTGCATTGATGTTAGATCTGCATGCAACCCGGTTGGGCTTGTTCTGTCTTTTTAGATTGACATCCTTGTACCTAGTTAAAGACCATTATAATGTAATTGATTAACATGAGCTGGGAAACATTCATATAGACTTAGCAACACTCCGTTCATTACTCAAATGCTGCTAATAATTTTCCCTATTCCagaccagaaaaagaaaaggtggATCTCAAGACTATCAAAACTAAATTGTTGTAATCTGTAAAAATAGTCGGAACAAGAAAACCAGTTAAAATCTATCTTCCAAGGCTCAGAAAAAGGGACTCATACACTAAAATTCCAACACAATATATTTGTCGTTGGAAAGTCATTTTGATCCTCCAAATAATCTCAATTCTCAAGTGAACCAACTTTATGGGTTTTCGAAATTAGCTATGGCTTCCCTTAGCACTTACAAATAGGTGATTGACGAATGTCACACTCTGTGCCAGATTAGAGGTTCAAAGTGTAACTCTACCATAATCTTTAACCAAAAGCAAGGCTACTCAATACTCAAAAGTGTCCCCCACTTAAACACTTAAAGCGCTAACTACTGATCGATAATGCAAACGATAAATGATGAGTTAATGGAATGAAAAAGTACttaaaaatcaaatattgaAGAATGTTAATCCTGCAAACATGACAGGGGAGACAGGGGAAGAAGGCATCCCACACCATAACAATTCAGTCAGCACAAAATTGCCAATAAAATCTGCCAAATGCCATACAAATCTGATTCACACACACAACTAATCACATTCCATTGCCTAGAATATCTAAATCCATACCATACTCCTACAAAGGGATTATCGATAACTAATTTCTAATCAGACCTACTTTTCGACCTTGAATTTAAAGTTGAGCTTACAAGAAGAGTGCTAAAATTACGAACCAAGATTCAGCTTATGTAACAAACCTCTAAACTACATTCAGAATTTCATAAATTCCCAATTGTTCCCTCTTACATAATATCAAAACTATGAAAATTCGAATTAAATTTTTCGTTCCTAACCTCCGAAAATCCGAAAAGTATAATCTACCACATTATGCACACCAAATAATCCAGAAACGACCTACCACAGCATAAACAATGGAATAATTAATTTAGAAGTATTACAACAAACACTATTAACTAATAACAACCCCCAAAACAACCAAATTCTCCACTTTTCCAGGAATTAAGAATTCGAAAAGAGAAAAACGCACGACGCCAACACAACCCAGAAATGGTTCCCTCTTCCGAATCTACTTTTCCAAAAAAGAAACGATTTTTAGCATAATACAACGTTTTCTCCGGCGATTTTACATAAACTAtcaggtttttaatttttggtttccAAATTTTGTTCATTTTCCCTTTGTTGTTGCCgttgtttataaattttgtaattttcgGAGAACAAAAGAAGGTGTAGCTGCGAGGAGGAAGAAAACGTACCGGGACGCAGCCGGGGAGGCAAGAACGCTGAGGCGGCAGCCCAAGGCGGTCGCCATGGCTTCTTGAGATGTGTTGTGGGTTCTCTCGCACTCTTTAGAAACTCGGCGCAGTCTGCCTTTCTTTCCCCGCAAGTATATGGCCCACCCTATTTTATAGAATTTCCCCAGGGCTTCGTTGTAATAACCAAAACTTCAGGGGTCTGTGCGTACTTTTCCATTTTTAGTGGTGTACTTGGTTTTGTGAGGGAAAATTATCATATTTCGTTTTTACGGTAATTGTAGCTCAAATGGTTTAAAACATTTATCAAGTTAGTCTGATGCTATTTGATTCTTCCCTTGGAGTAACGATTATTGGTGTTCTGAAAGTCCAATCTTTGGatggtaaaaaatatatatattttttaatattttgaaggaGGTAAAGGTAAGTTAAAGATAATAGTTGTTTCGAGAAAGAATTATGGAATTGGTCTAAAGAGTATATCAACTTTTATGCACCAAATGATTGATACCAATTAAATGTGTACTTTAATTTAAGTTGaaattgattaataattgtagTAAAAATTTATATGGTGCAAAAAGTGTCACATCATTTAGTGCAAAAAATGGTGTAAATATTTGGTGTAAGTAGCACAACCGAATAGTAATGCTCGATGCACCAAATTTGCTCACTAAATCAAGTACTAAATGATGTGAAACCAATAAAATTTATACTTTAATCCAAGTTGGAATTTGATTACTAATTGTAATCAAAATTTGCATTGAGATAGCAAAGGGCAAACAAACGGTATTACAACGTCAGTCCGTAACAACAGATGGTTGGTGAAATTAATAGTTGACTCTACCTATTAGTGATGTAATAAGAACATATATACATTTATAGCCGTGAGGCTTATCGTTTTGAAGCACCAGAATTCAGCGTTTATTTTCTTCGGGATGTTTTATTGATGCTTGAAAACAAGTTTGATCTATTTAAgcatgtttattttctttaggTCGATTTTTAGTTCTTATTCCTCCACtgaaaacaaaaggaaagtaGTTTCCCGAAAGGAGAAAAGGAATTGAAACAAGCAAATTGGCAGGCTGGCTATACCGTTGGGGACAAAGCAGGAAAGGCTTTGTGTTTATTGGTTGAAACAAGCCTTTGGCTTCTTGTATTAGTGATTTTGGAATGAAAGAGGACCTTATCTGCTAAGCGAGAGTGCAAATCACGACAGTGGTTCATATTCTCACTGTATGCTATAGGCGAGTTTGATCGCAGTGAGGTTGATCTGGTAGCTCTACTACTGGAGGTCAGCTGTTTgagtttgttgttgttgaataagaagagtatccaagataactctaatgatcccaagaagaagaaaatagagcacacacttaaagaaagctcacaaaacaagctaattagcaaagcttttcttctttagctctaggctttgtttttctttgaatgatttacaatgcttgagaacttgggtatttatagcaaaccaaatgattaaactaagattatttattaccacacaaaacacattaattgcacctaataatttttattcaaccatacctaacattgcctaactttccttgcctaactttgacattgattttcaacactccccctcaatgtcagctctcattctttgcactgtgctgagcagacagcgaaaattttcgagcttgcctgtacttaaactttttgtgaacaagtccgcaacttgatcattcgtcttgacctgtttcatctcaatctcttcttgtagaaccttttctctgataaagtggtagtgcacttccacatgtttagttcttgcatgaaagattggattttccgccaagcgaattgccgattggttatcacagtacaatggtactggataatctactggttgatgtagatcactcatcaactgtaccagccatgcattctcttgagctgccattgctgctgctctatactctgcttctgtggttgacaaagataccgttggctgtctcttgctacaccaagagatggttccagaaccaagcttaaacacatacccagttgttgatctcctggtgtcatgatctcccgcatagtcagcatcacagtaaccaactaacttgcagtcttcacctttcttgtacaaaagaccatagtcaattgtactcttcacatatctcaatattcgtcgaactgcttccaagtgaggcttctttggattttgcatgtaccgactcatcacaccaactgcataagaaatgtcaggtcgagtcaaggttaagtagatcagactacctaccaattgtcgatacatcgtcgcatcttccaaatcttttccttcatgtgcactcattttgacatttggctccatcggagtagagatcagcttgcattcgagcattccgaacctcttcaataaatctttggaatacttctgttgacagagaaatattccttcttgtgtgcgatcaacctctagaccaaggaaatgcttgagttgaccaagttccttcatctggaaacggaatgataaattctccttcgtctgaagaatttctgcctcatcatcaccagttatgatcaagtcatccacatacactagcacgatagctagctttccttcattggttttgacaaacaagctggaatctgcaggtgttactgaataaccactttgtgttagaaattcagcaatcttaccataccacgccctgggtgcttgtttcaatccgtagagtgctttccgcagtttacacacatattcaggatgatcttggttctgaaatcccattggttggatcatgtagatttcccgatccagctctccatgaagaaaagcattcttcacatccatctgccacagattccagtctttgttggctgcaagtgcaagtaagactcgtactgttgtaagcttcgccactggactaaatgtttcatcatagtctagtccatactgttgagagaaaccacgagctaccaatcgtgccttgtacctctcgattgacccatctggacgacgctttatcttgtaaacccacttgcaggatatgggtttcacatctcttgactttggcacgagatcccaagtctgattttgctgaagtgcatcaagctcttctttcatagctgtcatccactcagaactctgtgatgcttcttcgaacgtctcaggttctgttgcagttgtttcttcaattatggctgcattggtgtatttgggatttggccttcgtgttcttgttgacctcctTAGTTGTGATCGTGGAGTTGATACTTCCACTTCACTAGGTCTATCTTCTTCTGGTTGTTGATATATGTTAGCTTGGCAAGGGTTTTGGGGCATTGCTTGCTTAacatcatcaccatcaagcAAATCTTCAGACTCATCAGGTCTCGACTGGATTCGAACAATTTGCTCCCCTATCTTTTGCTGCAACTTATCTTCTATCTCTCTTGAATCAGGCAACGCCTCCTTTTCTGagcaccaccaagaagatgcttcagaATCCCATTCTTCATCCATAGCTAGATATGCTATGGCATTCCAatcatcttcacttttcttctctAAGTTGACAACATTACTTTCTGCAGGCCTTTTGAACCAGCAATCCTTCGCCATGTGgtcattctttccacaattgtaacacttgccctcaaatcttttattattctgggactgaccacggttgccgtgatacttcagagctccccctggccgagaactccctcctccttgatgacctttttccttgtcaccatttcttttagatccaccaccagcacactgcttaaagctgcctttacttttggtgtagagcgcttcctcttcactcttcagtgagactcctcccatttgcttggccatagcttcttgacctgcaagcaaattttcaaactcaacaagcgatggttgtgtcggccatccttgtatagcggcaatgaaccctcgatattcgggtctcaaaccatggataattattctcttcatcctggtttccccaataggagctgttggatctaattctgaaatttggcggcatatcgacttcaccttgtgaaagtactgggcaatcgtcatgtcgcgttgtaccatcgatagcagttcattctcaagaagttgcaattttgtatcgttcctcttcgaaaagagtgtaacaaaagtgtcccatgcttcctttggcgttttggcatcccgaatgtgcttcaacatttcttcttcaattgtggtctttaaagcaaacatcgctttgcctgctttaattttccactttcgcaagacgccgttagcatcttccgctgccggttgtgtaacttcactaccaccgacaacctcccacaagtcttgaccttgaaggtaagactctatacacgttgcccacgtgttatagttttggttgttgagcttcttgattcctccaacaacttgaagatcacccatcgtatcggcaagactttgactacaccgaacaagcttgagtgactaccgtgcagagtaatacactactctcgacacaaagaagctccctctcagggtttgtgataaccccagcaataatctcaagaaaccttttctgatgtggaagatcagtcaaaactgcaaccacagagcatactcggaatttcaagagactttacaaccaatgctctaccaagaacgatccctgaccgacttggctctgataccaattgttgaataagaagagtatccaagataactctaatgatcccaagaagaagaaaatagagcacacacttaaagaaagctcacaaaacaagctaattagcaaagcttttcttctttagctctaggctttgtttttctttgaatgatttacaatgcttgaggacttgggtatttatagcaaaccaaatgattaaactaagattatttattaccacacaaaacacattaattgcacctaataatttttattcaaccatacctaacattgcctaactttccttgcctaactttgacattgattttcaacagtTGTGTCTATTATTAAATGGCGCTTTGGGATCGTAAGGTAATTTGGTGCCACAATGACCTTCTCTGTAGTGTCCAAGTAGAAGCATATGGTTGCTTGAGAGTTTTCATCTCTCACATAATATGTCACAAATATTGTTTCCCTGTCCTATATATCATTGTATTCTTTGGTTTCTATCGATCCTCTTccttttgtgtgttgtgttttGCAACATTGTTCATCATGCGTATATAAGCTTGTATCATGCGTGTGTGTACGGTCGCTGTGTATTCTTCacatttaattaaaaaagtatgATCGGCTTTTTGGCTAGGTTAAATGACAATTAAACAGGGCAACCGAACCATAGACTGGTCTAGTTTGGTTTTATtaccaaaacatgaaaaataaaattgaaaagcaaaCCAAATGTGATCAACCTTGGTAGGTTTTGTTAGTTTTTGACAACAGATTTTCCCACCccgaaaaaaaagaggaaagatgaaaaattgaaaattttgaaggcAATATCCTGTTGCTCTCATACTGCAACAATTAGTAAACTAGGTAAGGTTAAATCACAAGAACTGAAACTACAACGACTCAAGTAGAACTTGCTCAATCTACGTGGACCAGTACCACAGTCGGCCTTGAGAATTTAGGGGCCTTGTGCAATATTTAGATGGAGGCCCTTCATTTTTTAATActctttgttattttttttttcaatttgtatctataaaatttaaatactaCAAATTAGAGCACCAAATTATAAGTATTATTTGAGTGGACAAGAGTGTTTTCTGTCTTGAAAGGTCTTCAGTTCGAAATATGTTGCATGGTTCTCGAACCCAGGCCATGTACAAGAATATTGAAGGCCTACACCACTAGCGCTGGTATGGTACTTATTATTATCTTGCACATTTAAGTGTATAATATGTATCTGTTTACATGTAATGAAAATTTGGAGCCCTTCTGAATCGGGGGCCTGTGTGGCGGTACATTTTGCACACCCTCATAACCGGCTCTGACCAATACCTATTTTATTTAGGCCGACCCTCCTTTACAAAGAgagaataaaaagaacaaagaagGATAGTAATTTTTACGCTCTCTTCTCAACTAGTCCATTTGCTTTGTTCTTTGATTCTCCATTTCGTAAGGCTTCGAAAAAGGAAGAAGTGCATGAGAAAAAAAGTGCGCAAACTTCACTTTCCATTAACAAAGATTGGCCTTTTCTCCTTTGGACCAACACCATGATGAAATTAGGGTTCCATATAAGCCCTTAGCTAGCCTTGTCTGTCACCACTATCCACACATATTCAACTTTCAACATGCCCCCTCACGTGTGGCCGAACGTGTGACTGATTTTCAAGCCCACACGTGGACAACAAGTGGGTGATGCATGAGCACGTGTGGAATTCTTAACTATGTCCCTCGAAAATATGGTTTTCAGTAACTTGGAATTCTTAACTCTTTAACTTCATGTGCGTTATGAAAcgtaaaaatttcaatttcgaCCCTCAAATCCTAGGAGTTTTTAGGTGTCACAAATCCATGAAATAATAGAAGTCATAATACTGTGAGTTTTAACTTAATCCCGAATCCCTTTGCTTTCTTTTCGTAAATAATGGCCTAACCACTATTGAAacgattttctttttctattaggATTTGGCCATGCATCAGATGATTAACTCTGTACCTTCTCCTGCATCCAAAAGGATTACTTATTGATTGTAttgtatttatttcttattcCGCCATAGAAAACCAAAGGAGAGTTGTTTCGATTAGGAACAGGAGTTGAAAACGATTGATCTGTTAAAAATTGGCCCTTGGAAGGGAGTAGGAAAAGCCTTCTGGTTATCAATATAGAAGCTTTTGTTTCTACTAAAATCGCACAATAAAATCGCACAATATCAGGTTACTCAGTGTCCTCTTGTTTTGATCTGATCACTACGAGCGACGTTTTGCAAAAAGAGACGCCACTATGATTAAGAGAAAAGCCGAAGCTTGTAACGATATcagaaacataaataaaaagaccAAAAGCCAGGATCAGAATCATGACATTCAAAACCAACATGGTACGGCCGTGGTCACACGCGAGTTCGAATTACCCGACCTTGTTGTCTCCCAAGTTCTCCTTCTCCTCCCCACCAAACTCGCTGTTCGGGCCAGTATTCTTTCCAGGCAATGGGAACGGGTGTGGTCTTCGATCCCAGTCTTAGTTTTCAATGAGTATGAGGAGCCCGGCAGTGATTGGCACACCCTCGAGCACAAATTGTTCATTGACTTCTTGAAAAAGTGCTTGAAGTGTCGTGAGAAAGATAAATACACCGTGGACAAGCTTACGCTTCACATGAGGTATGGTGGAGGGAGAGGAAGCACGGCTATCATAGATAAGTGGACGAGTTTTGCTGTTGAGAGAAACATTAAAGAGATAGACATCATTCTTGAGAGAAAACTTGGCCCTGATAAAAATGCCATATACAAATTATCGCAAACCATTCTCAATGCAAAGTTTTTAACTACACTAAATTTAGAGAATGTGAGAATAGTGGACAATAT from Pyrus communis chromosome 7, drPyrComm1.1, whole genome shotgun sequence encodes the following:
- the LOC137738816 gene encoding protein TIC 20-IV, chloroplastic-like, with protein sequence MATALGCRLSVLASPAASRYKDVNLKRQNKPNRVACRSNINAVPILSSSRSLQQPNHNLHSWAPKGLPNLQFSFTSSRLLRGNQGDQSHNISMLPRQRKSSTLTQAKKSNSISIPFPKMKEKPEWWWRTLACLPHLIALQMSDTGFYIQPFMEHYELFGDLVYYVPGAIKRLPYWFTMIYFFLAYFGVVKKKEWPHFFRYHVIMAMLLETMLQVVWYSSNFFPLIHFNGAFGIEYWAVVALVYVSVMLECIRCALAGKYVKLPFFSTPALVHTLFQVEGYHKPF